Proteins from one Oscillatoria nigro-viridis PCC 7112 genomic window:
- a CDS encoding phycobiliprotein lyase, protein MNHIKQFVENSLGRWRSQRSAHHLTFRHFEAVQSVIDIVAISPDDRAVIELCQLYSVDPSQAVMPFQMSWEGESDWDENSEVKGSCILVPIPDPNLPNRGKLLRDQGYAETIAAAGDYHITEDGTFVLLTTYEHAAAEEKIWFANPNLRFRVSLIKTSGGSGVVTASFSSEIRSMSGN, encoded by the coding sequence ATGAACCATATTAAGCAGTTTGTTGAAAATTCTCTAGGACGGTGGCGATCCCAGCGCAGCGCCCATCATTTGACTTTCAGACACTTTGAAGCTGTGCAGTCAGTCATTGATATCGTTGCTATCTCACCGGACGATCGGGCAGTAATCGAACTCTGTCAATTGTATAGTGTTGACCCATCCCAAGCAGTAATGCCTTTTCAAATGAGCTGGGAGGGTGAGTCAGATTGGGATGAGAATTCTGAGGTTAAGGGGAGTTGTATTCTTGTACCAATCCCCGATCCAAATCTACCTAATCGGGGTAAGTTACTACGAGATCAAGGTTATGCTGAAACTATTGCCGCAGCAGGTGACTATCACATCACAGAGGATGGAACTTTTGTGCTGTTGACTACCTACGAACACGCCGCAGCGGAAGAAAAAATCTGGTTTGCTAATCCTAATTTACGGTTTCGTGTTTCCCTAATTAAAACCAGCGGAGGCAGTGGGGTAGTAACCGCATCATTTTCCTCAGAGATTCGTTCGATGTCAGGTAATTAG
- a CDS encoding HEAT repeat domain-containing protein: MDKRFFSFFNLTEDQAIALLDTPQAEIGEEDSRYIAASHLINFSSDRSIAALMRAVQQTDPVLENRIVRRKSVETLGRLQAVQALPVIRTCLADDDCYTVENAVWAIGEIGTQDADILAEVAQLLDKPGQTYRVIIHTLTKLDYQPAVARIRRFVDDIDPPTASAAIAAICRLTRDFSQMGKVVAMLQHKNVLGRRLSIQDLIDARYYDAIPNIARCPVSLVFRLRGIRTLAEAGIADKFLTFANIKPYLEQTLRDYPADLDLVHSYEKLPDLPFLIRQLYETDFGRCYLAAKTILENYSEDAPAALFATFAEEANNDYGAHFHVVKLFGWLKHSPACDLLLEALHHPQPQFQKSRAAAAIALGELGEQRAIPELKACLETKIWDLKYAALMALEKLGDVSGYEIAGADQDWLVRAKVDAHTCVTSELS, translated from the coding sequence ATGGATAAACGCTTTTTTAGTTTTTTTAATTTAACGGAAGACCAGGCGATCGCCCTTTTAGATACGCCCCAAGCTGAAATCGGCGAAGAGGATTCCCGCTACATAGCTGCTTCCCACTTGATCAATTTCTCAAGTGATCGATCGATCGCAGCACTGATGCGAGCAGTACAACAAACCGATCCGGTGCTGGAAAACCGGATTGTGCGCCGCAAATCGGTGGAAACCTTGGGAAGACTGCAAGCTGTGCAAGCATTGCCGGTGATTCGCACCTGTCTGGCCGATGATGACTGCTACACGGTGGAAAATGCCGTTTGGGCGATCGGCGAAATTGGCACTCAAGATGCCGATATTTTAGCAGAAGTTGCTCAATTGCTCGACAAACCGGGACAAACCTACCGGGTAATTATCCACACCCTGACTAAATTAGATTATCAGCCAGCCGTAGCCAGAATTCGCAGATTTGTCGATGATATTGACCCGCCGACTGCTAGTGCTGCGATCGCCGCAATTTGTCGCTTAACCAGAGACTTTTCTCAAATGGGAAAAGTTGTCGCGATGTTGCAACACAAAAATGTCCTCGGGCGCAGATTATCTATTCAGGATTTGATAGATGCGCGTTACTACGATGCAATTCCAAATATTGCCAGATGTCCGGTATCTTTAGTCTTTCGACTCAGAGGAATTAGAACGTTAGCAGAAGCAGGAATTGCTGACAAATTCCTGACCTTTGCTAACATTAAACCATATTTGGAACAAACATTAAGAGACTATCCAGCAGATTTAGATCTAGTGCATAGTTATGAAAAATTACCAGACTTACCGTTTTTGATTCGCCAATTATACGAAACAGATTTTGGACGTTGCTATTTAGCAGCTAAAACGATACTTGAAAATTACTCAGAGGATGCACCAGCCGCCCTGTTTGCTACCTTTGCTGAAGAAGCAAATAATGACTATGGAGCGCATTTTCATGTGGTAAAATTGTTTGGTTGGTTAAAACATTCTCCAGCCTGCGATTTGTTATTGGAAGCTTTGCATCACCCCCAACCCCAGTTTCAGAAATCCCGTGCGGCGGCGGCGATCGCCCTGGGGGAACTGGGAGAACAACGTGCTATTCCAGAATTGAAAGCCTGTCTGGAAACTAAAATCTGGGATTTGAAGTATGCTGCATTAATGGCACTAGAAAAACTTGGTGATGTCAGCGGTTATGAAATTGCTGGGGCCGACCAAGATTGGTTGGTTAGAGCTAAAGTAGATGCTCATACTTGTGTAACATCCGAATTATCTTAA
- the cpeB gene encoding C-phycoerythrin subunit beta: MLDAFSRAVVSADASTSTVGDISALRAFVASGNRRLDAVNAIASNASCMVSDAVAGMICENQGLIQAGGNCYPNRRMAACLRDAEIILRYVTYALLAGDASVLDDRCLNGLKETYAALGVPTTSTVRAVQIMKAQAAAHIQDNPSEKFAGAKLRKMGSPVVEDRCASLVAEASSYFDRIISALS, translated from the coding sequence ATGCTTGACGCTTTTTCAAGAGCTGTAGTTTCAGCCGATGCCAGCACCTCCACCGTCGGTGATATTAGTGCCCTGAGAGCTTTCGTTGCCAGCGGCAACAGACGCTTGGATGCTGTAAACGCGATCGCCAGCAACGCTAGCTGCATGGTTTCTGATGCTGTTGCCGGTATGATCTGCGAAAACCAAGGCTTGATTCAAGCTGGTGGTAACTGCTATCCTAACCGCCGCATGGCTGCTTGCTTGCGCGATGCAGAAATCATTTTGCGCTATGTAACCTATGCTTTGTTGGCTGGAGATGCTTCAGTTCTTGATGACCGTTGCTTGAATGGTTTGAAAGAAACCTACGCAGCTTTGGGCGTGCCCACCACCTCCACCGTGCGTGCCGTTCAAATCATGAAGGCTCAAGCCGCCGCTCACATCCAAGACAATCCCAGCGAAAAATTTGCTGGTGCTAAGCTCCGCAAAATGGGCAGTCCTGTAGTAGAAGATCGTTGTGCTAGCCTCGTTGCTGAAGCTTCCAGCTACTTCGATCGCATCATTTCTGCACTGAGCTAG
- a CDS encoding phycocyanin, whose product MKSVLTTAIASADAAGRFPSTSDLESVQGSIQRSAARLEAAEKLGNNLDAVAKEAYDACIKKYPYLNEAGQANSTDTFKAKCHRDIKHYLRLIQYCLVVGGTGPLDEWGIAGQREVYRALGLPTAPYVEALSFARNRGCAPRDLSAQALTEYNALLDYAINSLS is encoded by the coding sequence ATGAAATCAGTTCTCACCACCGCTATTGCCTCTGCTGATGCAGCAGGCCGCTTCCCTAGCACCTCAGATTTAGAATCAGTTCAAGGTTCTATCCAACGCTCTGCTGCTCGTTTAGAAGCTGCAGAAAAACTAGGCAACAACCTCGACGCAGTTGCTAAAGAAGCTTATGATGCTTGCATCAAAAAGTATCCTTACTTGAACGAAGCCGGTCAAGCTAACTCGACCGATACTTTCAAAGCAAAATGCCATCGTGACATCAAGCACTACCTGCGCTTGATCCAATACTGCTTAGTTGTTGGCGGCACAGGCCCTCTGGACGAATGGGGTATTGCCGGTCAACGCGAAGTTTATCGCGCTTTGGGCTTGCCTACTGCTCCTTACGTTGAAGCATTGAGCTTTGCTCGTAACCGCGGTTGCGCTCCTCGCGATTTGTCTGCTCAAGCTTTGACTGAGTACAATGCTCTTCTTGACTACGCGATCAACTCCCTGTCCTAA
- a CDS encoding HEAT repeat domain-containing protein has product MTTDAFFEQLKHPNPHLRDRAMFEIADSRDENTISRLVGILDEEDVTYRRAAVKALGVIGEDAVPSVVDALLNSDNVTVRGSAAKVLAQIAINYPELPFPEAGLQGLKKAIDDPNPVVNIASVMALGQMGSRAFEILVESLKTTDNVAVQVAIVNALASVGDRRCLEVLTTFANDESVDSYVRESATSSLSRLDLVMNYKRADS; this is encoded by the coding sequence ATGACAACAGATGCTTTCTTTGAACAACTAAAACACCCGAATCCTCATCTGCGCGATCGGGCAATGTTTGAAATTGCCGATTCCCGCGATGAAAATACAATTTCTCGACTCGTGGGCATTTTAGATGAAGAAGATGTCACCTATCGTCGGGCGGCCGTAAAAGCCTTGGGCGTGATTGGTGAAGATGCCGTGCCATCGGTGGTGGACGCATTGTTAAACAGTGATAATGTGACTGTGCGAGGGAGTGCGGCGAAGGTATTGGCACAAATTGCGATTAATTATCCAGAGTTGCCGTTCCCTGAAGCGGGCTTGCAGGGATTAAAAAAGGCGATCGACGATCCGAATCCTGTGGTTAATATTGCTTCAGTGATGGCATTGGGGCAGATGGGTTCAAGAGCTTTTGAGATTTTGGTGGAGTCGCTGAAAACAACGGATAATGTGGCAGTACAGGTGGCGATCGTGAATGCTCTTGCTTCTGTGGGCGATCGACGTTGTTTAGAAGTTCTGACCACATTTGCCAATGATGAATCGGTGGATTCCTATGTGCGGGAATCAGCCACAAGTTCTTTATCGCGGTTGGATTTGGTGATGAATTATAAGCGTGCAGATAGTTAG
- a CDS encoding ArsR/SmtB family transcription factor, which produces MSQIPVSALAQIADYFKVLSDLSRLQVLCALKNNAKNVTEIIQETGLGQANVSKHLKILTQAGIVQRQPQGVSVYYQITDPMIFDLCELVCQRLETRLQEQSQQLKKLDRLRQL; this is translated from the coding sequence ATGTCTCAAATCCCAGTTTCCGCTCTCGCTCAGATTGCTGACTACTTCAAAGTTTTATCAGACCTGAGCCGGTTGCAAGTGCTGTGCGCGCTCAAAAATAATGCTAAAAATGTCACTGAAATCATTCAAGAAACAGGGCTGGGGCAAGCCAATGTTTCCAAGCACCTCAAGATTTTGACCCAGGCAGGCATCGTTCAACGGCAGCCGCAGGGAGTCAGTGTTTACTATCAAATCACTGACCCGATGATTTTTGATTTATGCGAACTTGTGTGTCAGAGGCTCGAAACTCGATTGCAAGAACAGTCACAACAGTTAAAAAAGCTCGACAGATTGCGTCAACTCTAA
- a CDS encoding MBL fold metallo-hydrolase: MLFRQLFDRESSTYTYLIADRASAEALLVDSVLEQVERDLKLLKELGLTLRYCLETHVHADHITSASQLRELTGCVSVVPAQAQVNCADRFIYPGETLQVGTVEVKAIATPGHTDSHMAYIVNGTHLLTGDALLIRGCGRTDFQSGDAGTLFDSVTQRLFTLPDSTSIYPGHDYRGQTVSSIEEEKRWNPRFTGRSRDEFIEFMNALNLPNPQKMMEAVPANERCGNLTSISA, encoded by the coding sequence ATGCTGTTTCGTCAACTTTTTGACCGGGAAAGCAGTACCTATACTTATCTGATAGCCGATCGCGCTTCCGCAGAAGCCCTATTGGTCGATTCAGTGTTGGAACAGGTTGAGCGAGATCTCAAATTGCTGAAAGAACTGGGTTTGACATTGCGTTATTGCTTGGAAACTCATGTTCATGCCGATCACATTACCAGTGCATCTCAACTGCGGGAATTAACAGGCTGTGTGAGTGTGGTTCCAGCCCAAGCACAGGTTAACTGTGCAGACCGTTTTATCTACCCAGGGGAAACGCTACAGGTTGGAACGGTGGAAGTGAAGGCGATCGCCACGCCAGGGCACACAGATAGCCACATGGCATACATCGTCAATGGAACTCACTTGCTGACCGGGGATGCGTTATTGATCCGTGGCTGTGGACGCACGGATTTTCAAAGCGGGGACGCCGGAACCTTGTTTGATTCTGTCACTCAAAGATTATTTACCTTGCCTGATTCTACCTCGATCTATCCAGGACACGACTATCGCGGGCAAACTGTTTCTTCCATTGAGGAAGAAAAACGCTGGAACCCTAGGTTTACAGGGCGCAGCCGGGATGAGTTTATTGAATTTATGAATGCACTGAATCTGCCCAACCCTCAAAAAATGATGGAAGCTGTGCCAGCTAATGAACGGTGTGGCAACCTAACCTCAATTTCTGCCTAG